Proteins from a genomic interval of Sphingobacterium lactis:
- a CDS encoding DUF488 family protein, producing the protein MINKTIYTIGHSTHSIGDFIAILQSFAIEILVDIRRFPSSRKYPQFNAGQLEASLAEAQITYLHMEALGGRRSPKKDSQNTAWRNAGFRGYADYMESAAFRTAIRQLEQVASQQNAAIMCAEAVWWRCHRSLVADYLKMNGWKVWNIMGLDKAVEHPYTAAANLVHGKLTYQTPNLFTDENEI; encoded by the coding sequence ATGATTAATAAAACCATCTACACCATTGGCCATTCGACGCACAGCATTGGAGATTTCATCGCCATACTTCAATCGTTTGCCATTGAGATATTGGTTGATATCCGCCGGTTTCCCTCTTCGCGCAAATATCCACAGTTCAATGCAGGGCAGCTTGAGGCCTCACTTGCAGAAGCACAGATCACATATTTGCATATGGAGGCTTTGGGCGGCCGTAGGTCCCCTAAAAAGGATAGCCAGAACACCGCCTGGCGAAATGCAGGTTTTCGGGGGTATGCAGATTATATGGAGAGTGCAGCATTCCGCACCGCAATCCGACAACTCGAACAGGTAGCATCCCAACAGAATGCGGCCATCATGTGTGCGGAGGCGGTATGGTGGCGGTGCCACCGATCGCTCGTTGCGGATTACCTCAAGATGAACGGTTGGAAAGTCTGGAACATCATGGGACTCGACAAAGCCGTAGAGCACCCTTACACCGCAGCGGCCAATCTTGTCCACGGAAAATTAACTTATCAAACACCAAATCTATTCACTGATGAAAACGAAATTTAA
- a CDS encoding chloride channel protein — MNRKKVIQHHYYKLVAASLLVAILSAFLAYSLKYITEHTEHIVYTTIRDYNPLYFIILPTVGITIIYFLRKYLFKGRKNKGMAEIYKTLDLRKDHLPLFKLPSHYINGFLTVIFGGSTGIEVSSVVATATIGNEVYKRSFSARMYKRELICAAATAAVAILFSSPLAGMLFGLEAISRKFKWSVLIACLTAAVVSAIFILAIGKEPLIPQHIQEWKWHATPFFLLLSGLSALFAVGFTLIVIHVKNFFGGISNNFIRVNLGALSVGLIIYFFPILFGDSYHGMNEILNTESASVYYLLFLVLLKPLASALTLGAGGDGGVFAPSIIAGAFLGFALGIFCKTVLHMDVLPINFALIGAGSALSAAIYAPLTAVVLICNIVPNGFILLAPLLVCCVLSKYLASKILPYNVYTYDMYRESLAKVKLYAEK; from the coding sequence ATGAATAGGAAAAAAGTTATTCAACACCATTATTACAAGCTTGTCGCAGCCTCTCTTTTGGTTGCCATTTTAAGTGCTTTCTTAGCATATTCCCTCAAATACATCACCGAACACACGGAACACATTGTTTACACGACAATACGCGATTACAATCCGCTGTATTTTATTATTCTTCCAACGGTCGGTATCACAATTATTTATTTCCTACGGAAATACCTGTTCAAGGGCCGAAAGAATAAGGGAATGGCCGAAATCTATAAAACATTGGACCTTCGCAAAGACCATCTGCCCCTTTTCAAATTGCCTTCGCATTATATCAATGGTTTTCTAACGGTCATCTTTGGCGGGTCGACGGGGATTGAGGTATCGTCTGTCGTAGCAACGGCAACCATAGGAAATGAGGTCTACAAACGAAGCTTTTCGGCACGAATGTATAAAAGAGAACTCATCTGTGCTGCTGCAACTGCTGCTGTAGCCATATTGTTCTCCAGCCCGCTGGCCGGCATGCTGTTCGGTTTGGAAGCTATCAGTAGAAAGTTCAAATGGAGTGTCCTGATAGCCTGTCTGACTGCTGCCGTTGTTTCTGCCATCTTTATATTGGCCATTGGCAAGGAGCCTTTGATACCGCAACACATCCAAGAATGGAAATGGCATGCCACGCCATTCTTTCTCCTTCTCAGTGGGTTATCCGCCCTGTTTGCAGTAGGTTTCACCTTAATTGTAATCCATGTCAAGAATTTCTTCGGCGGTATTTCCAACAACTTTATACGCGTAAATTTAGGAGCCTTATCGGTAGGATTGATTATTTATTTTTTCCCTATCCTTTTCGGCGATAGCTACCATGGCATGAATGAAATATTGAATACCGAATCCGCTTCAGTATACTATCTCCTATTCCTGGTGTTGCTGAAACCACTGGCTTCGGCCCTCACCTTGGGTGCAGGTGGTGACGGTGGTGTATTTGCGCCGAGCATTATCGCAGGCGCATTCCTGGGCTTTGCCTTAGGCATTTTCTGCAAGACCGTTCTCCATATGGATGTCCTGCCTATTAACTTTGCACTGATCGGTGCGGGTTCCGCACTGTCAGCAGCAATCTATGCACCGCTAACCGCAGTAGTGCTGATCTGCAATATAGTTCCGAATGGATTTATTTTACTTGCTCCACTATTGGTCTGCTGTGTATTATCCAAATATTTGGCGAGTAAAATTTTGCCTTACAATGTCTACACCTACGATATGTATCGGGAAAGCCTAGCCAAAGTGAAGCTATATGCTGAAAAATAA
- a CDS encoding Gfo/Idh/MocA family protein has translation MSISRRDFIFKSAMLIPALHMGSVFAKHSAEQPLRVGAIGIKGMGWADLKSIIHLPQVTCTAICDIDDAVITERLQNLKDLGQNPKVYKDYRELVNDPQVDAVIIGTPDHWHCLMLVDACKAGKAVYVEKPIGNSIAECNVMLEAKNKYNSIVQVGQWQRSQKHFRDAIDFVHSGKLGKVRLVKAWAYLGWKKRVPMKPDAQVPPGVDYQSWLGPAKIRPFNPNRFHYDFRWFWDYAGGLMTDWGVHLLDYALLGMQVSDPKSIMAAGGKFAYPEDAGDTPDTLTTVYEFEGFNIQWEHATSISGGPYGREHGIAFIGNNGTLVLDRNGWEVIPEFDRMAAVPYQKKVDSGLDLHMKNFVEAIRAKNPALLNAPLEVGAHIAKCAQMGNIAYRTGKKIYWEKEKQRFNEPEANKLLAAAYHNGYRLPRV, from the coding sequence ATGAGCATTTCACGAAGAGATTTTATTTTCAAATCGGCAATGCTGATTCCTGCCTTGCACATGGGGTCAGTATTTGCGAAACATTCTGCTGAGCAACCGCTGCGCGTCGGTGCCATTGGTATCAAGGGCATGGGTTGGGCAGATCTGAAATCCATTATCCATCTTCCCCAAGTAACTTGTACCGCAATCTGTGATATCGATGACGCGGTTATCACTGAGCGTCTACAAAACCTAAAAGACTTGGGTCAAAACCCCAAAGTGTATAAGGATTATAGGGAATTGGTGAATGACCCCCAGGTTGATGCCGTAATCATCGGGACGCCCGATCACTGGCATTGCCTGATGCTTGTGGATGCCTGCAAGGCGGGCAAAGCGGTATATGTAGAAAAGCCGATCGGTAATTCCATTGCGGAGTGCAATGTCATGCTCGAAGCTAAAAATAAATACAACAGTATTGTTCAAGTGGGGCAGTGGCAGCGTTCGCAAAAGCACTTTCGCGATGCTATTGATTTTGTGCATTCCGGTAAACTCGGAAAAGTTCGCTTGGTGAAAGCTTGGGCGTATCTTGGTTGGAAGAAGCGGGTGCCTATGAAACCCGATGCGCAGGTTCCCCCGGGTGTGGACTACCAATCCTGGCTAGGGCCAGCAAAAATAAGACCCTTTAATCCCAATCGCTTCCATTACGATTTCCGCTGGTTCTGGGATTACGCAGGTGGTCTAATGACCGATTGGGGAGTGCATCTGCTCGATTATGCGCTATTGGGCATGCAGGTGTCCGATCCAAAATCAATTATGGCGGCAGGAGGGAAATTTGCCTATCCTGAGGATGCAGGTGATACACCGGATACCTTAACTACCGTATATGAATTCGAAGGCTTCAATATTCAATGGGAACATGCAACAAGCATCAGTGGAGGACCTTATGGCCGTGAGCATGGTATCGCGTTTATTGGCAATAACGGGACCTTAGTATTGGATCGTAATGGTTGGGAAGTCATTCCCGAATTTGACCGCATGGCAGCCGTACCGTACCAAAAGAAAGTGGATAGTGGTCTGGATCTGCACATGAAGAATTTTGTGGAAGCCATTCGCGCGAAAAATCCCGCGCTATTGAACGCGCCACTGGAGGTGGGTGCCCATATTGCCAAATGCGCCCAAATGGGGAATATCGCCTACAGAACAGGTAAGAAAATCTATTGGGAAAAGGAGAAACAACGTTTTAACGAACCTGAGGCCAATAAATTATTGGCAGCAGCCTACCACAATGGATACCGCCTGCCGAGGGTCTAG
- the pyrF gene encoding orotidine-5'-phosphate decarboxylase, which yields MTKQELIDQIKSKKSFLCVGLDTDITKIPDHLLDDEDPIFSFNKAIVEATADLSVAYKPNIAFYESYGVKGWESLRKTWEILPKDCFSIADAKRGDIGNTSKMYAQAFFNPQSSGLGFDSITIAPYMGEDSVTPFLDFQGKWAIVLALTSNQGSLDFQNFQNTDGKQLFEEVIDKVNTWGTSENLMYVVGATRGEAFLKIREHAPDHFLLVPGVGAQGGSLADVCKYGMNKDCGLLVNSTRGIIYASKGKDFAERAREEAIALQQEMQQQLEIHGVI from the coding sequence ATGACAAAGCAAGAGCTTATCGATCAGATAAAAAGCAAGAAAAGCTTTTTATGTGTTGGTTTAGACACCGATATCACCAAAATTCCCGATCACTTATTGGATGATGAAGATCCAATTTTCAGTTTCAATAAAGCCATTGTGGAAGCAACGGCTGATCTAAGTGTAGCCTATAAGCCTAACATTGCCTTCTATGAAAGCTATGGTGTAAAAGGATGGGAATCCCTTCGTAAAACGTGGGAAATCTTGCCTAAGGATTGCTTTAGCATTGCTGATGCGAAACGGGGCGACATCGGGAATACATCCAAAATGTATGCGCAAGCTTTTTTCAACCCCCAATCATCGGGTCTTGGCTTTGATTCCATTACCATTGCTCCGTATATGGGTGAAGACTCCGTGACGCCATTTCTAGATTTTCAGGGAAAATGGGCAATTGTTCTTGCGCTGACTTCCAACCAGGGAAGCTTGGATTTCCAGAATTTCCAAAATACCGATGGCAAACAGCTATTCGAAGAAGTAATTGATAAGGTCAATACCTGGGGTACTTCCGAGAACCTGATGTATGTTGTCGGGGCTACGCGAGGTGAAGCTTTCCTGAAGATTCGAGAACATGCACCCGATCATTTCCTTTTGGTGCCGGGTGTTGGTGCACAGGGCGGTTCACTGGCTGATGTCTGTAAATACGGCATGAATAAGGACTGTGGCCTACTTGTAAATAGTACAAGGGGGATTATCTATGCTTCAAAAGGTAAGGACTTTGCAGAACGTGCGCGTGAAGAAGCGATTGCCCTGCAACAGGAAATGCAGCAGCAGCTTGAAATTCATGGTGTTATCTAG
- a CDS encoding RluA family pseudouridine synthase, translated as MIPQEKNLFKYPKFQELIIHEDDNLIVINKPPFIASLDARDGGEVNILRLAKNYHPDAQVCHRLDKDTSGVLLIAKNPETYRLMSIEFEKRRVDKTYHAVIGGTHIFEDLHVDLPILNQGNKNVTIDRYNGKPAETIFNSIKYFKHYTLVECKPITGRMHQIRIHLATQHAAIVGDTMYRGKPVFLSQIKKRGYTLSKDQEELPIMKRFALHSKAVKFTLDGKEYAFEADYPKDFATLVKQLEKFDS; from the coding sequence ATGATTCCACAAGAGAAAAATCTATTCAAATATCCCAAGTTTCAAGAGTTGATCATCCATGAGGACGATAACCTGATTGTCATCAACAAACCGCCTTTCATAGCATCCTTGGATGCTCGCGATGGGGGGGAGGTGAATATCTTGCGCTTAGCCAAGAACTATCACCCAGATGCGCAGGTCTGCCACCGACTGGATAAAGATACCTCAGGCGTCCTTTTGATTGCTAAGAATCCAGAGACGTACCGCTTGATGTCGATTGAATTTGAGAAAAGACGTGTGGACAAAACATACCATGCCGTAATCGGTGGAACACATATTTTTGAGGATCTGCATGTTGATCTACCAATCCTGAACCAGGGAAACAAGAATGTGACCATCGACCGGTACAATGGAAAACCTGCGGAGACTATCTTCAATAGCATAAAATATTTCAAGCACTACACATTGGTGGAATGCAAACCGATTACAGGGCGCATGCACCAGATCCGTATCCATTTGGCAACCCAACATGCCGCCATTGTGGGAGATACCATGTATCGCGGGAAGCCTGTTTTCCTTTCGCAGATTAAAAAAAGAGGATACACGCTGTCCAAGGATCAGGAGGAATTGCCGATCATGAAACGCTTTGCCCTACATTCCAAAGCGGTAAAATTTACGTTGGATGGCAAGGAATATGCCTTTGAAGCCGATTACCCGAAAGATTTTGCTACCTTGGTAAAACAGTTGGAAAAGTTTGATTCGTAG
- a CDS encoding SMUG2 DNA glycosylase family protein, producing MEPTFADKVISFNRNLHYTGKLPQGFHVLNPFFDNPETMQVMQQFYSKFYNDNQQRRFIIGINPSRHGAGVTGVPFTDTKRLESVCGIPMHSAHTHEISSVYLYDVIQAYGGPEAFYSDFYINSPFPLAITREARPGVLLNANYYDDKALYDAVRPFMIQSLRHHIALGLACDEVFVLGKRNATFIHDINKEVNLFEKITVLEHPRFIQQYKSKEKELYIDKYLNAFTGNHD from the coding sequence ATGGAACCCACCTTTGCTGACAAAGTCATATCGTTTAACAGGAATTTACACTATACAGGAAAACTTCCCCAAGGATTCCATGTGCTCAATCCATTTTTCGATAATCCGGAGACTATGCAAGTCATGCAACAATTTTACTCGAAATTCTACAATGATAACCAACAAAGGCGGTTCATAATCGGCATCAATCCGAGCCGGCATGGTGCTGGAGTCACTGGAGTTCCATTTACGGATACCAAACGCCTGGAGTCGGTGTGCGGCATCCCTATGCATTCAGCGCATACCCATGAAATTTCATCTGTCTATTTATATGATGTTATTCAAGCGTACGGTGGTCCAGAAGCATTCTATTCTGACTTCTACATCAATTCCCCATTTCCATTGGCCATTACCCGCGAAGCAAGACCTGGTGTTTTATTGAATGCCAATTACTATGATGATAAGGCTTTATACGATGCCGTCCGACCTTTTATGATCCAGTCCTTACGTCACCATATCGCATTGGGATTGGCGTGCGACGAAGTATTTGTCCTTGGCAAACGAAACGCCACTTTCATCCATGACATCAATAAGGAGGTCAATCTTTTCGAAAAGATTACCGTATTGGAGCATCCCCGTTTTATCCAACAATATAAATCGAAGGAGAAAGAGCTTTATATCGACAAATATCTGAACGCATTTACTGGAAATCATGATTAA
- the panB gene encoding 3-methyl-2-oxobutanoate hydroxymethyltransferase — protein sequence MSVNKVIKRITTSILRDMKSKGEKISMLTSYDFSTARILDDAGIDVLLVGDSAANVIAGYETTVPMTLDHMIYHAASVARGAKRAMVIADLPFGEYQGATEDAYKAAVRMMKESGVHAIKMEGGIEIIDNIKKIVQSGIPVCGHLGLTPQSIYKFGDFGVRAKEEAEADQLRKDALALQEAGCFAVVLEKIPAKLAEEVSKSLTIPTIGIGAGSGTDGQVLVVNDMLGITQEFKPKFLRQYINLNEEINKAVKQYISDVKSVTYPNESEQY from the coding sequence ATGTCAGTAAACAAAGTAATCAAGCGAATTACGACTTCGATTCTTCGCGATATGAAAAGTAAAGGTGAGAAAATCAGCATGTTAACATCGTATGATTTCTCTACCGCCAGGATCTTGGATGATGCTGGTATTGACGTTCTGTTGGTGGGCGATTCTGCTGCCAATGTTATTGCGGGGTATGAAACTACCGTGCCGATGACCTTGGACCACATGATCTACCATGCAGCTTCGGTAGCTCGAGGTGCAAAGCGTGCGATGGTCATTGCTGACCTTCCCTTTGGGGAATATCAGGGTGCCACTGAAGATGCCTATAAGGCTGCTGTACGCATGATGAAGGAGTCCGGAGTGCATGCCATTAAAATGGAGGGTGGTATCGAAATCATCGATAACATCAAAAAGATTGTGCAATCAGGAATACCTGTATGTGGGCACCTGGGATTAACTCCGCAGTCCATCTATAAATTCGGCGACTTTGGCGTGCGCGCAAAAGAGGAAGCTGAAGCAGATCAACTCCGTAAAGATGCCCTAGCACTCCAAGAAGCAGGTTGTTTTGCTGTTGTACTGGAAAAGATACCGGCAAAACTTGCTGAGGAAGTCTCCAAATCTTTGACGATCCCAACCATTGGTATCGGTGCAGGATCCGGAACCGACGGCCAGGTCTTGGTGGTGAACGATATGTTGGGGATCACACAGGAGTTCAAACCAAAATTCCTTCGCCAGTACATCAACCTAAACGAAGAGATCAATAAAGCGGTAAAACAATACATCTCGGATGTCAAGTCCGTGACGTACCCTAACGAATCGGAACAATATTAA
- a CDS encoding TlpA family protein disulfide reductase → MTTQKSKTKNIISWVIIGALALVVLIPDSRVALQRGLMKIGLFKPEVKEQPQTSNASSATPMVMTESVTLSDETGKTFSTHDLKGKVVFINFWATWCGPCRAEMPSIQAIYDKYKDHEQVAFLLVEVDHNIEGAKAFLAKEKLNLPVYYPESAIPQAWMSDAIPSTVVLNKQGALAFDHKGMADYSTKEFEDFLISLINQ, encoded by the coding sequence ATGACAACGCAAAAAAGTAAAACCAAAAATATTATTTCCTGGGTCATTATCGGTGCATTGGCATTAGTTGTCCTGATTCCCGATTCACGTGTTGCGCTGCAACGTGGACTCATGAAGATAGGTCTGTTTAAACCCGAGGTAAAAGAGCAACCGCAGACCAGCAATGCCTCATCTGCTACACCGATGGTGATGACCGAATCGGTTACCCTTTCGGATGAAACGGGCAAAACATTTAGCACCCACGACTTAAAGGGTAAAGTGGTGTTCATAAATTTCTGGGCAACATGGTGTGGACCATGCCGGGCAGAAATGCCATCCATTCAGGCAATCTACGATAAATACAAGGACCATGAACAGGTAGCATTCTTGTTGGTGGAAGTTGACCATAACATCGAGGGGGCAAAGGCTTTTCTTGCGAAAGAAAAATTGAACCTTCCTGTTTATTATCCGGAGAGTGCTATTCCGCAGGCCTGGATGAGTGATGCCATTCCGTCAACGGTCGTGTTGAACAAACAAGGGGCATTGGCCTTTGACCACAAAGGAATGGCGGATTATTCCACCAAAGAATTTGAAGACTTTTTGATTTCCCTAATCAATCAATAA
- a CDS encoding DUF2945 domain-containing protein gives MKTKFKIGDTVGWNSEAGQVSGTIIKIHTADFDYKGYTHHASPEDPQYEIKSSKTDHIAAHKGKALHLISKDKE, from the coding sequence ATGAAAACGAAATTTAAAATTGGAGATACCGTTGGGTGGAATTCTGAAGCTGGTCAGGTTTCAGGTACGATTATAAAAATCCATACAGCTGATTTTGACTATAAAGGCTATACACACCATGCATCACCGGAGGACCCACAGTACGAAATCAAAAGCAGTAAAACGGACCACATTGCCGCCCACAAAGGTAAAGCATTGCACTTGATCAGCAAGGACAAGGAATAA
- a CDS encoding heavy metal translocating P-type ATPase — protein sequence MKHHHIYKVSGMTCNGCRTNVEKKLNEIPGVEAQVNLEKEEAMIHAEREISLAQLQEKLKELGGHYHIEEVKDEHATEQTVEQVFAVEGMTCNGCRTNVEKKLNELEGVHASVNLEKGEATVHAERGIDLPAMQQKLDELGGHYTIANKHGDSHSHDHHAHQHAQEPEISESGQYICPMFCEGKDKVYTEPGRCPVCNMHLRPVEKVDFNAPSHQEHQQHKPVVNANNAGKYYCPMMCEGDKVYDKFGSCPVCGMNLEKIPETTLKVEYTCPMHPEIVQDHPGDCPICGMELVPNQVTQEDDQHYRDLLRKLWISVACTVPVFILSMGDMLPGQPVSKVIPYSVNAWLQLLLTLPVVFYTCWMFFQRAWTSFKTWNLNMFSLIGLGAAAAFVFSLLAFFFPQLFPAELKGHHGEVHLYFESVVVILTLVLLGQVMEAKAHSKTNSAIKELIKLSPAEAILVENGKDRKIAIHDVKAGNILRVRAGDKVPVDGVVTEGNSSIDESMITGEPIPVEKDVNDKVIGGTINGNHELLIKAEKIGSETLLSQIIQLVNTASRSQPPIQKLTDKISKIFVPAVIGIAVITFVLWYISGVPNSLAMAFTNLLAVLIVACPCALGLATPMSVMVGIGKGAKNGILVKNSEALEKMEKADVLIVDKTGTITAGKPSVSEVISGNTQFKENDILQIAASVNKNSTHPLAQAMLDKAQEQNISLLDVTKFENISGKGVKGNIHHMSALLGTPRLMKEQNVAISPDEQGQIEELQKKGNSVSVLAIDGKFAGLVAAFDALKDSSIEVLKRFKDEGVEVYMFTGDNQNTADIVAKKAGIEHAKGGLLPEDKLNGIKELQAQGKKVIMVGDGINDAPALTQADVGIAMGTGTDVAIQSAEITLIKGDLTGVHKAYKLSKAMIGNIKQNLWLAFLYNVIGIPIAAGILYPSFGILMSPMIAAAAMSLSSVSVILNSIRLNTVKLD from the coding sequence ATGAAGCATCACCATATCTATAAAGTTTCAGGCATGACCTGTAATGGTTGCCGGACCAACGTCGAGAAAAAACTGAACGAGATTCCTGGCGTGGAAGCGCAGGTGAACCTGGAAAAGGAAGAAGCCATGATCCATGCCGAAAGGGAAATCTCCTTAGCGCAGCTGCAGGAAAAGCTGAAGGAGCTTGGTGGGCATTACCATATTGAAGAGGTGAAGGACGAACATGCCACTGAGCAAACTGTCGAGCAGGTTTTCGCTGTGGAGGGCATGACCTGCAATGGGTGCCGGACAAATGTGGAAAAGAAATTGAATGAACTGGAGGGTGTGCACGCGTCGGTCAATCTGGAAAAAGGCGAAGCAACGGTGCATGCTGAAAGGGGAATTGATCTACCTGCCATGCAACAGAAATTGGATGAATTGGGTGGTCACTACACCATTGCAAATAAACATGGAGATTCCCACAGTCATGACCACCATGCCCATCAACATGCCCAAGAACCGGAGATTTCCGAAAGCGGACAATATATCTGCCCGATGTTCTGCGAAGGCAAGGACAAAGTCTATACCGAACCTGGCCGATGCCCTGTTTGCAATATGCACTTACGCCCGGTCGAGAAAGTAGATTTTAATGCACCATCTCACCAGGAACATCAGCAGCATAAACCGGTTGTCAATGCAAATAATGCGGGTAAGTATTATTGTCCGATGATGTGTGAAGGCGATAAGGTTTATGATAAATTTGGGTCCTGCCCGGTTTGCGGCATGAACCTTGAAAAAATCCCTGAGACGACCTTAAAAGTAGAATATACCTGCCCGATGCACCCGGAAATTGTTCAGGACCATCCGGGTGACTGCCCCATCTGTGGAATGGAATTGGTACCGAATCAGGTTACTCAGGAAGACGATCAACATTATCGGGATCTATTGCGGAAGTTATGGATCTCCGTGGCCTGTACTGTTCCGGTATTCATCTTGTCCATGGGCGACATGCTTCCGGGACAGCCGGTCAGCAAGGTCATCCCCTATTCGGTGAATGCCTGGCTTCAGCTCTTATTGACCCTTCCTGTCGTGTTCTATACCTGTTGGATGTTCTTTCAACGCGCATGGACTTCCTTCAAGACTTGGAACTTAAATATGTTCAGCTTAATCGGTCTTGGTGCGGCTGCGGCATTTGTATTCAGTCTGCTGGCTTTCTTCTTCCCGCAGCTATTCCCGGCTGAACTAAAGGGACACCATGGCGAAGTGCATCTGTACTTTGAGTCGGTGGTAGTTATTCTGACCTTGGTTCTTCTTGGTCAGGTCATGGAAGCAAAGGCTCATTCCAAAACGAATTCTGCAATTAAAGAGCTCATCAAGCTGAGCCCGGCTGAAGCCATTTTGGTGGAGAACGGAAAAGATAGAAAAATAGCGATCCATGATGTTAAAGCCGGCAATATCCTGCGTGTTCGCGCCGGAGATAAAGTGCCGGTAGATGGCGTCGTAACGGAAGGTAACTCTTCTATCGATGAATCCATGATCACGGGAGAGCCTATCCCTGTGGAGAAGGATGTGAACGACAAGGTCATCGGCGGAACGATCAACGGGAATCATGAATTATTGATCAAGGCAGAGAAGATCGGTTCGGAGACCTTACTATCGCAGATCATCCAATTGGTCAATACCGCCAGTCGGAGTCAACCTCCGATCCAGAAACTCACCGATAAGATTTCGAAGATCTTTGTCCCTGCGGTGATCGGGATTGCAGTGATCACGTTTGTACTGTGGTACATTTCCGGTGTGCCGAATAGCTTGGCCATGGCGTTTACCAACCTCTTGGCGGTGCTTATTGTTGCCTGTCCGTGTGCATTGGGACTGGCCACGCCAATGTCGGTCATGGTTGGTATTGGCAAGGGTGCAAAGAACGGCATTCTGGTAAAAAACTCGGAGGCTTTGGAGAAGATGGAAAAAGCAGATGTGCTGATCGTGGATAAAACCGGAACCATTACGGCTGGAAAGCCTTCCGTATCGGAAGTAATTTCGGGAAATACACAATTTAAGGAGAATGACATCCTACAGATTGCAGCCTCCGTAAACAAGAACAGTACCCACCCGCTGGCACAGGCCATGTTGGATAAGGCACAGGAACAAAATATAAGCCTTCTTGATGTAACCAAGTTTGAGAACATCTCCGGAAAGGGCGTAAAAGGAAATATCCACCACATGAGCGCCCTATTGGGTACACCAAGGTTGATGAAAGAGCAAAACGTAGCCATCAGCCCTGATGAGCAGGGTCAAATTGAGGAATTGCAGAAAAAAGGGAATTCGGTATCGGTATTGGCCATTGACGGCAAATTTGCGGGATTGGTTGCGGCATTCGACGCCCTGAAGGATAGCAGCATCGAGGTCCTCAAGCGGTTCAAGGACGAAGGTGTCGAGGTGTATATGTTCACCGGAGATAACCAGAACACGGCGGATATTGTGGCGAAAAAAGCCGGGATCGAGCATGCCAAAGGAGGCTTGCTTCCGGAGGACAAATTGAACGGCATCAAGGAATTGCAAGCGCAGGGCAAGAAGGTGATAATGGTTGGTGATGGTATCAATGATGCACCGGCATTAACGCAGGCCGATGTCGGCATTGCCATGGGTACGGGTACCGATGTAGCCATCCAGAGCGCAGAGATTACTTTGATCAAAGGCGATCTTACCGGCGTCCATAAGGCTTACAAGCTGAGCAAGGCCATGATCGGCAACATCAAACAGAACCTTTGGCTTGCCTTTCTGTACAATGTGATTGGTATTCCCATTGCAGCGGGTATACTTTACCCAAGCTTTGGTATCCTGATGTCTCCTATGATTGCGGCAGCCGCCATGAGCTTAAGTTCAGTATCGGTTATCCTCAACTCGATTCGATTGAATACCGTAAAATTGGATTAG